The genomic window TCGGCTACAGTGTGTGTTGCGGATGTATGTTGGTATGTGTTAGTAGCACCGCCACCTTAATCGGAAGAAACCAGCCTTGGAGAATATGCAAAATATTGGGCTTTAAATAATACTGGGCAGAATGCGATCGCTTGGGGCACAATCATATAAAGATGAAGCTTTTAGGAAGGTTTTCCTAAAAAATTTCGTCACCAAAAATGGGTCTTTTCAGGAATCTACTAGAGGATACGGTGATTACTCTAACCTTGGTGCATCTACTACAGCCTAGCCCCGTTCAGAGTTGGACTTTTGATGACGAATCGGTTATTAAAGTCGGACGCTCTAACGATAACCATGTAATTCTCTATAGCGCCGTCGTTTCTCGACACCACTTAAAATTGCAGCGCTTTGGTATCAATTGGCGCATTATTAGTTTGGGTGGTAACGGGACATATTGGGACGGTAAACGCATCAGCGAAGCTACCGTTATAGATGGGATGATACTGCGTTTGGCGACCTCTGGCCCTCAAATCAAAATTCACACGGGGACGGCTGCTTTTCATAACGCGCCCACAGCCCGTTTCAAGAGTCGGTGCTGATGCTAGCCAAGACTTAGGGTAATCGCATCGCGAATAGTTATGGCAGTTGCTGGTGCAAGTAATACTCCGTTGCGATAGTGACCTGTAGCTAAGAGTACGTTGCTGTAACCGGGCAACTTGCCAATTATCGGTGCTGGGCGTCCTTCGGGGCGGGGACGCAAACCAGACCAAGTTTTAATAATATTGGCTTCGGCTAGACTAGGGCAGAATGCGATCGCATTCTGCCTAACTTTTTCTAGAAGTTCTGAAGAGGCGACAACATCACCTTCATTTGCAGAAAACTCAACCGTCGCCCCTACCCAATATTCGTTTGCGCCACAAGGTACGATGTGGACATCATCACCAGTAATCGCAGGCTGAAAATCGCGATTCCCTATTGGATGCGGTAGCTGTAGGTGTAAAGCTTGTCCCAAAACTGGCCTGATATCAACGTTTTGGTTTAAAGAGGCAGTAATTGGAGTTGAACCCAATCCAGCCGCTATGACAGCGCGATCGCACTCTAACTCTCCAGCAGTTGTATGAATTTGCTTCAAAACTCCTGAAGTTGTCGATTCATTTCCCAACACAGTGACGCCAAATTTAAAATTAACGCCATTAAGCTGGGCGGCTTCAACCAAAGCTAAAGTTAAAGCAACTGGTTCAACTTGTCTATCTTGCGGAGAATAGATAGCAGCGATAATGCGATCGCAACTTAAATGAGGACAGCGATCGCGTACTTTAGCAGCATCCCAAATTTCTAAATGCCAGCCTTGAGATTTACGAATTTCTACTAACTTTTCCCATTTAGACATATCCTCACCTTCAAAGCACAGCATAAGAATGCCCTGCCG from Microcoleus sp. FACHB-831 includes these protein-coding regions:
- a CDS encoding FHA domain-containing protein gives rise to the protein MGLFRNLLEDTVITLTLVHLLQPSPVQSWTFDDESVIKVGRSNDNHVILYSAVVSRHHLKLQRFGINWRIISLGGNGTYWDGKRISEATVIDGMILRLATSGPQIKIHTGTAAFHNAPTARFKSRC
- a CDS encoding FAD-binding oxidoreductase; its protein translation is MSRVVIIGCGVVGAAIAYELSLIPGLKITVIDKQQPAQGATGAALGVMMGAISHKIKGNAWQLRQTSIQRYETLIPELEALTNRKIPFNRQGILMLCFEGEDMSKWEKLVEIRKSQGWHLEIWDAAKVRDRCPHLSCDRIIAAIYSPQDRQVEPVALTLALVEAAQLNGVNFKFGVTVLGNESTTSGVLKQIHTTAGELECDRAVIAAGLGSTPITASLNQNVDIRPVLGQALHLQLPHPIGNRDFQPAITGDDVHIVPCGANEYWVGATVEFSANEGDVVASSELLEKVRQNAIAFCPSLAEANIIKTWSGLRPRPEGRPAPIIGKLPGYSNVLLATGHYRNGVLLAPATAITIRDAITLSLG